From Etheostoma spectabile isolate EspeVRDwgs_2016 chromosome 8, UIUC_Espe_1.0, whole genome shotgun sequence, a single genomic window includes:
- the fjx1 gene encoding four-jointed box protein 1: MRAVSANLFALLFLCALASVFYVWSALESRLERHKRGFSVPGAGSFYQSLPADLSAKTFRALLAVPAAQRPHLGGRLEARNLTDQTASAGNLDYHVNGDNKRSALREAPVKLGSPVEDGIFWSEWLEDLLPVGFTEDYAQAWRERARTYRIVQLEAGCGRISNQLATFADGTKACVRYGINADQVQGETLTYYLASLLGITNLPPLALSQLNGDSEQWAAVRTRIGGLQWSDRAVVSLTEWVSNLTGVVTPAPLRQESSGLHPVLGELRNKTTAELLELLQWTDLIIFDYLTANFDRLVSNLFSLQWDSRVMERDTNNLLRTPRGDLVFIDNEAGLVHGFRVLNMWEKYHNTVLSSVCVFRKRTMQRVAELHRRRDARNRLLELYRDSEPLSLELGFLSDEHAGVLQDRIDRLYKHILHCKGKYSQL; this comes from the coding sequence ATGAGGGCTGTTTCTGCAAACTTGTTCGCTCTTCTTTTCCTGTGCGCCCTTGCGAGTGTTTTCTATGTGTGGAGCGCACTGGAGAGCCGTTTGGAGCGACACAAACGGGGGTTCTCAGTACCGGGCGCGGGGTCTTTTTACCAAAGTCTCCCAGCGGACCTCTCCGCCAAAACTTTCCGGGCATTGCTCGCTGTCCCAGCGGCACAAAGACCGCACTTGGGGGGCAGACTTGAGGCTCGAAACCTCACTGATCAAACTGCCTCAGCAGGAAATCTAGATTACCATGTGAATGGGGATAACAAGAGGTCAGCGCTGCGGGAGGCCCCGGTCAAGTTAGGTTCCCCGGTGGAGGATGGGATATTTTGGAGTGAATGGCTGGAGGATCTCCTTCCCGTGGGCTTCACGGAGGACTATGCTCAGGCTTGGCGTGAGAGAGCCAGGACATACAGAATAGTGCAGCTGGAGGCTGGATGCGGCAGGATATCGAATCAGCTCGCCACGTTTGCAGATGGGACCAAAGCGTGTGTGCGTTACGGGATAAACGCGGATCAGGTGCAAGGAGAAACTTTGACCTATTACCTCGCCAGTTTGCTCGGCATCACAAACCTGCCCCCCCTCGCACTGTCCCAGCTGAACGGTGACAGTGAACAATGGGCGGCTGTGAGGACGCGCATAGGTGGTTTACAGTGGAGTGACCGAGCCGTGGTGTCTCTCACTGAGTGGGTCTCCAACCTGACCGGGGTGGTCACACCGGCGCCGCTTAGACAGGAGAGCAGCGGGCTGCATCCTGTGCTCGGGGAGCTCCGGAACAAGACGACGGCGGAGCTGCTGGAGCTGTTGCAGTGGACCGACCTGATTATATTCGACTACCTGACTGCAAACTTCGACAGGCTCGTCAGCAATCTGTTCAGTCTGCAGTGGGATTCGCGCGTAATGGAGAGGGACACCAACAACCTCCTGAGAACACCCCGTGGTGACCTCGTGTTCATAGACAACGAGGCCGGACTCGTGCACGGCTTTCGCGTGTTAAACATGTGGGAGAAATATCACAATACAGTACTGAGctccgtgtgtgtgttcagaaagAGGACCATGCAGCGCGTGGCGGAGCTGCACAGGCGCAGAGACGCTAGGAACAGGCTGCTGGAGCTCTACAGAGACAGCGAGCCTTTGTCACTGGAATTAGGATTTCTATCAGACGAGCACGCCGGTGTTCTCCAGGACAGGATAGACAGattatacaaacacattttgcaTTGCAAAGGGAAGTACAGCCAGCTGTGA